In the genome of Raphanus sativus cultivar WK10039 chromosome 4, ASM80110v3, whole genome shotgun sequence, one region contains:
- the LOC108836328 gene encoding sphingoid long-chain bases kinase 2, mitochondrial-like, which yields MMSPGAELPTITMLRTNFCISNRSYTAKQPSLFRAHHRVSSVRITHCTGDGGGATAVSSSSRLRDLVFVVNPQGANGRTAQEWKKLLPYLQSRLGKDCNICESLTSGPSHAIDITREAIRDGADAVIAVGGDGTLHEVVNGFFWEGKPVGNLNSEAGHSAALGLIPLGTGSDFARTFGWNNDPREAVERIAKGIRSRFDVGVIDQEGRDSHYFINVADVHLSAKAGFYASKYKKFGNLCYVIGALQAFMGHHNRDMRIKVNGGEWEVYPQVTALCVGNAKYFGGGMKITPNAVPGNGNLEVVVLQDFKWYDFILKLHKLYNGTHLSVNNVSSRSVQSIEVEEISESGSIYVQSDGEHLGFLPRKFQVLPGAIDIIS from the exons ATGATGTCTCCCGGAGCCGAGTTGCCAACCATAACAATGCTACGAACCAATTTCTGCATTTCAAATCGCTCTTACACGGCGAAGCAACCTTCGCTCTTTAGGGCACATCACCGTGTTTCCTCTGTTCGCATCACCCATTGTACTGGTGATGGTGGTGGTGCTACCgccgtctcctcctcctcccgcCTCCGTGATCTCGTTTTCGTCGTGAACCCTCAAG GAGCAAATGGTAGAACAGCTCAGGAATGGAAGAAGTTGCTTCCTTACCTTCAATCTCGTCTTGGTAAAGACTGTAAT ATATGTGAGTCCTTAACATCTGGTCCTTCTCATGCCATTGACATTACAAGAGAG GCTATTAGGGATGGTGCAGATGCTGTCATTGCTGTTGGAGGTGATGGAACATTGCATGAG GTTGTTAATGGTTTCTTTTGGGAGGGGAAACCTGTTGGTAATCTCAATAGCGAAGCTGGCCATTCGGCTGCACTTGGT ctGATTCCGTTAGGTACTGGTTCGGATTTTGCTAGGACATTTGGTTG GAACAATGATCCTCGTGAAGCTGTGGAGCGCATTGCTAAAG GGATACGATCACGGTTTGATGTCGGTGTTATCGACCAGGAAGGAAGGGATTCACATTACTTCATTAACGTTGCTGATGTTCATTT GAGTGCAAAGGCAGGCTTTTACGCTTCAAAGTACAAGAAATTTGGAAACTTGTGCTATGTAATCGGTGCTCTTCAAGCTTTTATGGGACATCACAATCGAGATATGAGGATTAAG GTCAATGGAGGTGAATGGGAAGTATATCCACAAGTCACTGCTCTCTGTGTTGGAAATGCTAAGTACTTTGGCGGAGGAATGAAAATCACTCCCAATGCTGTCCCTGGAAATGGAAACCTTGAG GTTGTGGTTCTTCAAGACTTCAAATGGTATGATTTCATACTGAAGCTTCATAAGCTATACAATGGGACGCATCTCTCGGTTAACAATGTGAGCTCGAGAAG TGTACAAAGTATAGAAGTAGAGGAGATATCAGAGAGTGGAAGCATCTATGTTCAGTCAGATGGAGAACATCTTGGGTTTCTACCTAGAAAATTTCAGGTTTTACCCGGTGCCATCGACATAATCAGCTAA
- the LOC130511738 gene encoding uncharacterized protein LOC130511738 produces MQRLRSQLLARPLLEESSRLRGYCTSSSSSEKIVASVLFERLRVVIPKPDPNVYAFQEFKFNWQQQFRRRYPDEFLDIAKNRAKGEYQMDYVPAPRVTEADKNNDRKSLYRALDKKLYLLVFGKPFGATSDKPVWHFPEKVYDSEPTLRKCAESALKSVLGDLTHTYFVGNAPMAHMAIQPTEETPDMPSFKRFFFKCSVVAASKYNISNCEDFVWVTKDELLEFFPEQAEFFNKMIIS; encoded by the exons atgcaGAGACTGAGATCTCAGCTACTGGCTAGGCCTCTCTTGGAGGAGAGCAGCAGGCTGCGAGGGTATTGCACGAGCTCCTCCTCATCCGAAAAGATCGTAGCTTCGGTGCTTTTCGAGAGACTGCGAGTTGTGATACCAAAACCGGATCCTAACGTTTACGCTTTTCAGGAGTTCAA ATTCAATTGGCAGCAGCAGTTTCGCCGTAGATACCCTGATGAGTTCTTGGACATTGCTAAAAACAG AGCCAAGGGTGAATATCAAATGGACTATGTCCCTGCTCCCAGAGTTACAGAGGCTGACAAGAATAACGATAGGAA GTCGTTATATAGAGCTCTCGACAAGAAACTCTATCTTCTGGTCTTCGGCAAGCCATTTGGAGCTACTAGTGACAAACCTGTCTGGCATTTCCCTGAAAAAGTCTACGATTCTGAGCCTACTCTTCGCAAG TGTGCTGAATCTGCTTTGAAGTCAGTCTTGGGAGACCTAACTCACACGTACTTCGTTGGAAATGCTCCAATGGCTCACATGGCTATTCAACCTACTGAAGAAACACCTGATATGCCATCTTTCAAG AGGTTCTTCTTCAAATGCAGTGTAGTGGCAGCATCGAAATACAACATAAGTAACTGCGAAGACTTTGTGTGGGTAACCAAAGATGAGCTTTTAGAGTTCTTCCCTGAGCAAGCTGAGTTCTTCAACAAGATGATCATTAGCTGA